ACACAAAAAACCTATTGGGCCGTAGTGAAAAACAAACCACCCAAAGTGCAAGACATCCTTATTCATTATCTGAAAAGAAATGAAAAAAACAATACTTCAAAAGCCCATTTAAAAGAAATTCCTGAAAGTAAAAAAGCGAGTCTCGATTATAAAATTATTAAAACGCTGGATAATTATTTTGCTTTAGAAATCAATCTTCATACTGGAAGACACCATCAAATCAGAGCGCAATTAGCAGCCATAGGCAGTCCTATAAAAGGAGACTTAAAATATGGTTTTGACCGAAGTAATCCTGATGGAGGAATACATCTTCATGCCAGAAAATTAGTTTTTATCCATCCTGTCTCCAAAGAAAACATAGAAATCATTGCGGAGGCACCGAAAGATGCCATTTGGAACTCCATTTGATACTAAAAAGCGTATTTTTACGTTACTATATAACCCAAGTAAAAATACCTACAATGAAAAAACTAATTTTAACCTTCTGTTTGCTATTTGGTTTTGGCGTTTTTGCTCAAGACCATTTCTCTGGAATAAGCACTTCTAGTCGAGTTGGGATTTTAAATGGTGTTCTTAATCCAGCTGAATTTTCCAATCTATCTAAAAAATTTGAAATCAATTTTTATGGTGTCAGTTTTGATGTATCCAATAATAAAGTTGGTTTTAAAGATTTAACTTCCAATACCAATCTAGAAACTTTAATTTTCAAAGGTGACGAGCCTGTAAACATGCGTTTTGACGGAACTATTCTTGGTCCAAGTTTTGCTATGAGATGGATGAAATGGGGCTTCGGAATTAGTACCAAGGCCAATGTAAAATTTGATGTAGTGGATGTGGACACGGCGATTGGAAATGCCATTACAAATAATGAAATAGTTTTAAACACTACATTATTAAATAATCCTGACAACCAAAGACTTAATGGAACAGCTTGGGGTGAATTAGGACTTTCAGCAGCCAGAACGTTATTTGAAAATGACAAACACGTTTTAAGTGCTGGTATAACTTTTAAAATGTTATTCCCAGGTACATATTCTAATGTTGGTTTGAAAAATTTAAATGGTACCATTACGGAAAATGCTACTGGTGCCTATTTAACAACCAATCAACCCGCTACATTAAATATCGCTTATTCAGGGAATTTGGCAGATAGTTTTACCAATTTTAATGATTACACAAAATCAATTTTTGGTGGATTAAATGGAGCAGCAACAGATATTGGATTGACCTATCAATGGAAAGACGGAAAAACAAATTATAAAATTAAAGCAGGTGCATCTATCAGAAATATTGGGAGCATGACTTTTAAAAACAACAATAATTACAACACTAATTATACTTTAGATATCCAACCAACGGTACAAAACCCGCAAGGTTTAGATTTAAGTTTGTTTAGTAACATCAACAATTTAAGCGATGTAGAGCAAATTTTATTGAGTAAAGGCTATTTAACCAAAAGCCCTGAGAAAAAGGAATTCAAGGTAAACTTACCAACCGTATTAACACTGTACGCCGATTTTAAAATCGTTCCAAAAGTATATGTGACTGGATATTTACAACAAAAAATGAAAAAAGATGACAGTGATGACCAAATTACCTCCCGTAATATTTTTTCGGTTACTCCAAGAGTTAATTTAGGGTTCTTTGAAGCTTATCTTCCTGTTTCAAATGATAACATTTCGGGGACAAATGTGGGTTTAGGATTTAGATTAGCCGGATTTTACCTTGGTTCCAATTCAATATTTACCTCTTTAGCAGACGGAAAACAAGCCAATGTTTATACTGGATACCGTTATGCATTTTTATAAAGAATAAAGTTGGCATTTAAATGTTAAAATTGTAACTTGCTGAACCAATTGCGCCAAGTCATGATTTTTAAAACTGATGTAAGTTATCGAAAACAATCCTTACTTAAATTATTACATTGTGTTCAGGCACATGAACAAGAAATCATAAAAGCACTCTATGATGATTTCAAAAAATCTGATTTTGAAGCAGTCCTAAGTGAAACAGCTTATATTCAATCAGAACTGAATTATACCATCAAAAACATTACTAAATGGGCAAAACCAACTTTGGTGTTTCCTTCTCTTTTAAATTTTCCTTCAACGGATTATATTTATAAAGAACCTTACGGAAAAGTATTGATTATTGCTCCTTGGAATTATCCTTATCAATTAGCATTATGTCCATTGATTGCAGCTATTGCAGCAGGAAATCAAGTAGTAGTAAAACCTTCTGAATTAACACCAAACACTTCAAAAATAGTTGCTAAAATAATCAACGAAACATTTGATAAAAATCATGTGGAATGCATTGAAGGAGATGCTGAAGTAGCTCAACAATTATTATCCCAACGTTGGGATTATATCTTTTTTACAGGAAGTGTAGCTGTTGGTAAAATCGTAGCTAAAGCGGCTGCAGAAAACTTGACTCCAGTTACTTTAGAACTAGGCGGTAAAAACCCTTGTATTGTTGATGAAACCGCTAATTTAAAATTAGCCGCAAAAAGAATTGTATGGGGAAAATTTCTCAATGCAGGTCAAACTTGTATTGCTCCAGATTATATATTGGTTTCTGAAAAAATAAAAACCCCATTCATTGAATTATTGAAAAAAGAAATTGAAATGGCATATGGAAAAAATCCACAAACCTCTTCAGATTTTCCAAGAATTATTAATGAAAAAAACTGGAAACGGTTAGTTGCCATGTTAGAAAATGAAACTTTACTTGCTGGTGGAATAACCAACAATAAGGATTTTTATCTTTCGCCTACACTAATTGATGAACCAAAATTAGATAGCCTGGTAATGAAAGATGAAATTTTTGGTCCTATTCTTCCTATTTTATCCTTCAAAAATGAAATGGATTTGAAAACCATTATTTCAAAATATGAAAAGCCTTTATCGCTCTATATTTTTAGTAATGACAAGCTTTTTGCAAAAAAAATAATTGAAAAGTATTCTTTTGGAGGCGGATGTATTAATGATACGGTAGTCTATTTTTCGAATAAAAGATTACCTTTTGGAGGTGTGGGCTATAGTGGTATAGGAGCCTATCATGGTAAATTGAGTTTCAACACATTTAGTCATCAAAAGGCTATTGTAAAAAAAGCCAATTGGCTGGATATCCCATTGCGATATGCCCCTTACAATGGGAAGTTAAAAAATTTAAGGACAATACTAAAATGGCTTAGCTAAATTTATTTATTTTTGGATTAATCAAACATGTAACACTATATAATTTGACGGATTTTTTTACTTTTTCTAATACTAATAATTTAATTATCATAGCCATACTGCTGTTATTGCTTTATGGTGCTTATTTTGCCACTAACAAATCTTTAAAAAAGAAATTAAATCTTAGTAGTCGTTCCGAATTTGATGCTAAAGAACAGCAGTACTCTTTATATCTGCTTTTCTTCGGGATTTCAATTCCGTTGATAGAAACCATTTTGGAAATTTTCCAAGTCCGTTCACAAAGTTTATTAGCAACCAATATTTTAATTGGTATCATACTACTAACCCTTTATCTTCTTTGTACCAAAACAGTCTTTTTTGCTAAACATATTAGTAAAGTTTTTACCGTCTGTTATTTTGGTTATTTTGGGATGAGTTTTTATAATGTTTTTTTTAGGCCTTTTGAGTTAATGTGCTATGTGAGTCTAATAATAATATACTTCCTTTCTTATTTTGCTTTAAAGAATATTTTACATTATTGGTTATTTGTTATTACTATATTATTGCTGTTGGTAAGTTCTTATGGTTTTGAATTCATTTCACATCAATACACTATCATCCTTATTTGTGCATTCATACTAACTACAACGTTTCATACGGCTAGACATTTGGCATTTATAGAAACAGAAAATAAATTTAATTTTACAAACATCGTTGTAAACAAAGGAAACTCCTTGATTATGACAACCAATAAAAAAGGGAAGTATCGTTTTGTAGTGAATCTATTGAAGAAATTTTAGGCTATACTGTTGATGAAGTATTAGGATTTAAATATTGGGAAGTAACCGAAGATGATCAATTCATTGGAGAAGCCTATCATAATGATTATGTTGATGAGCGTTTGTACATCCGAAAATTGAAATGCAAAAATGGAGACCACAAATACATTCAGTGGAAAGATAAAAAATATACCGAGGACATTATCATTGGTATTGGTCAAGATGTAACTGGTCAAATTCTTCTTCAGAATCAGTATAGAAGTCTAATTGAATCAGCTGCCGATTTGATATACGAAATTGATTTAGATTCAAAAATTACCTATGTAAATCAATTCACAGAAAAAACACTGGGCTTTCCAAAAGAAGAAGTTCTAGACAATTATTTCTATAAATTTATTAGATCAGATTATGTAGACTACGTTGTCGATTTTTATAAAGATATTCCAACGGAAGCTAACGAATACAGTGACTTAGTTTTTCCAATACTGAAAAAAGACAAAGATATCGTCTGGGTTTCTCAAAAAGTAACCTTAAAGAAAGATGAAAATGATGAAGTTATAGGTTTTTCAGCTATTGCCAGAGATATTACATTGATAAAGAGCCTAGAAATTGAACATTATAACAGAAGTAAAAAAGTTAGAATCCATAACGAGACATTAAAAATATTAACTTCTCAAAGTTATTCGAATAAAGATACTTTCAACGGAATACTGAGAAACATACTTAAAATAGCAAGCACGAATTGTACCATCGATAGAGCAAGTTATTGGGCTTTTCAAAAAGATGGCATACGTTGTGAAAGTCTCTATTATTTACAAAGTGATCGCTTTGAAAAAAACTTCTTCTTAGATAAAGAAAGTCATCCTGTCTATTTTAAAAACATTGAAACTGGATCACAAATTGTTGCTTCAAATGTGTATGACAATCTTACTACACAAGAGCTTTGCTTTGATTATTTCCCTAAAAACAATATCAAATCTTTATTAGACACTCCAATATTTATTAATGGTGAAATTAAAGGGATTTTATGTTTTGAAAAAATTGAAAAAGCAACCGAATGGGATAATGAAGACATCAATTTTTCGCGTTCTATTGCCGATTTGATTGCCATTGCCATAGAATCACAATTACTTTTAGAATCGGATAAAAAGCTTTCTTATAAAAGTGAAATTTTGACAGTAATTAATAAAAACACTCAAAAGTTTTTAATGTCCAAAAATACGGATGAAATATTCCATGGAATTTTAGACACAATTGGTAATGTTATCCAAGTGGACCGTTTATCCTTTTTTGAAAACAACTCAGAAACTAAAACTTTAACCCAAAAATATAGATGGTCAGGGGAAACTAAATCATTAACAGAATTAAATCCATTGATTTTAGAAGTTTCATATTCTCAGATTCCAGACGTAGTAGAAAAATTACTTGAAAACAAACCTTATTATTCCGTAACAAGAAAAATAAAAAATGAGTATAGCAAAGCATTTTTTGACAAAGTAGATACAAAATCTATATTACTACTACCTGTTTTCGTTAAAAAAAATCTATATGGTGCCATAGGGTTCGTTGTAACTCAAAATGAACGCGAATGGACCAATGATGAGATTAGCACGCTACAAACTTTAGCTAATAATATTTCCTATGCTATAGAACGAAATATTAACGAATCCATAATCAAAGAAAGTGAAGAGAAATTCCGTCTGCTGGCAAACAACATACCAGGAACTGTGCACCTTTCTCGATATGATGACAAATGGTCTAAAATATATTTGAATGACGAAATAGAAAGACTAACAGGATATCCTAAAGAAGATTTTCTTCAAAATAAAATTTATTATATTGATTTGGTTCATCCAGAAGATTTAAAAATTGTTAAGAACAAAGCAGATGAGTTATTTAAAGAAAAACAAAAAATTCATTTAATCTATCGCATAATAAACAAAGCTGGTCATTATATCTGGGTAGAAGAATTTGGAGAACCTATTTTCAAAGAGGGTAAAATAGAATTTATTGTTGGTATTTTTATCGATATCACAAAAAGAATGGAAGCTGAAGAAGCTATCAAAGCTAAGAATTACGCTGAAGCAGCTAACAAAGCAAAATCTGAGTTTTTGGCAAATATGAGTCATGAAATTAGAACGCCTTTAAATGGCATTATTGGATTCACCGAGCTTTTGATGAATTCTAATTTAGAAACTATCCAAAGGAAATACATGGATACCATCAATCAATCGGCCAATTCTTTGATGGAGGTTATCAATAATATCTTAGATTTCTCAAAAATAGAATCAGGGAAATTAGAACTCAATATTGAAAAAATTAATCTAGAAGAAATTACAAATCAAGTAGTTGATTTAGTAAATTTTGAAGCCAATCTTAAAAAATTAGAAATTAATTTAGACATCGATCCAAAGGTTCCTAAATATATTTGGGTTGATTACATTCGACTAAAACAAGTATTGGTTAATCTACTTAGCAATGCCGTAAAATTTACTGAAAAAGGGGGAATCTGTTTACATGTTTCTGTTTTTGAATTTATTGATCATGATAAAATTCAATTAAAATTTTCTGTAAAGGATACTGGAATTGGTATTAAAAAGAATAATCAATTAAAAATATTTGAAGCATTCTCTCAAGAAGATAACTCGACAACCAAGAAATTTGGTGGAACTGGATTAGGCTTATCGATTTCAAATCAACTGTTAAGCCTAATGAATAGTCAATTAGAGTTAGAAAGCGAATTAGGGAAAGGAAGTGAGTTTAGTTTTGTGTTAGAAGTTCCTTATTCAAACCAACAAGCAACAGAAAAAAACAAACCAGCCTCTATAGCACTAAAAAAATCCGATAATGTGGTAAGTAATGAGGAAAAGGTAATTTATATTGTCGAGGATAATAAAATAAATATGTTTTTGGCAAAGACTTTGATAAAACAAATTCTGCCCAATGCCAGTATTTATGAATTTGAAAACGGAAAAGAGGTATTAGAAAAAACGCAATCTCTTTTACCTGATTTAATATTAATGGACATTCAAATGCCAATAATGAACGGATACGACTCAACACAAGAAATTAGAAAAATTCCACATGTAGAAAAAATTCCAATCATTGCATTAACCGCCGGAACCATAGTAGGAGAAAAAGAAAAATGCATTGAGTATGGTATGAATGATTACATACCAAAGCCAATAGATAAAAGTGTTTTAATAAAAATCATTAGTAAATGGATAACCGCTAATTAAAATGTATTACTATGAAATGGATAGGAAATCGTCAAAGTGACAATGTAGAAGACCGAAGAGGAATGTCAGGTGGTGGAAAGTTGGCACTTGGTGGTGGTGGATTAGCCATAGTCTTTTTTCTTTTAAAAATATTCATGCCCGAAAGCGCCCCCTTAATTGATAACATTCAAAATCAAGTACAACAAAATCAAACGACTACTTCTCAAAGTGGGGATACTATTGAATTAACTCCAGAACAAAAAGAAATTGGTGATTTTGCAAAAACAGTTCTTGCCTACACTGAAGATACTTGGGGCAAGTATTTCAAGAAAACGGAATGGACTATGAAGATCCTAAAATGGTTTTGTTCTCTAATGCTGTAGAAACTGCTTGCGGAAGTGCAACCTTAGCTTCGGGACCGTTTTACTGTCCTGGGGACCAAAAAGTGTATGTGGATTTAGAATTTATGAAAGAACTAAAAT
The window above is part of the Flavobacterium sp. N1994 genome. Proteins encoded here:
- a CDS encoding RluA family pseudouridine synthase yields the protein MSKIVSTKDNLQVLHEDNHIIVVNKRVGDIVQGDKTGDKPLSEVVKEYIKEKYNKPGEVFLGVVHRLDRPTTGIVVFARTSKALTRLNELFSNRETQKTYWAVVKNKPPKVQDILIHYLKRNEKNNTSKAHLKEIPESKKASLDYKIIKTLDNYFALEINLHTGRHHQIRAQLAAIGSPIKGDLKYGFDRSNPDGGIHLHARKLVFIHPVSKENIEIIAEAPKDAIWNSI
- a CDS encoding aldehyde dehydrogenase; the protein is MIFKTDVSYRKQSLLKLLHCVQAHEQEIIKALYDDFKKSDFEAVLSETAYIQSELNYTIKNITKWAKPTLVFPSLLNFPSTDYIYKEPYGKVLIIAPWNYPYQLALCPLIAAIAAGNQVVVKPSELTPNTSKIVAKIINETFDKNHVECIEGDAEVAQQLLSQRWDYIFFTGSVAVGKIVAKAAAENLTPVTLELGGKNPCIVDETANLKLAAKRIVWGKFLNAGQTCIAPDYILVSEKIKTPFIELLKKEIEMAYGKNPQTSSDFPRIINEKNWKRLVAMLENETLLAGGITNNKDFYLSPTLIDEPKLDSLVMKDEIFGPILPILSFKNEMDLKTIISKYEKPLSLYIFSNDKLFAKKIIEKYSFGGGCINDTVVYFSNKRLPFGGVGYSGIGAYHGKLSFNTFSHQKAIVKKANWLDIPLRYAPYNGKLKNLRTILKWLS
- a CDS encoding PAS domain S-box protein, whose protein sequence is MKCKNGDHKYIQWKDKKYTEDIIIGIGQDVTGQILLQNQYRSLIESAADLIYEIDLDSKITYVNQFTEKTLGFPKEEVLDNYFYKFIRSDYVDYVVDFYKDIPTEANEYSDLVFPILKKDKDIVWVSQKVTLKKDENDEVIGFSAIARDITLIKSLEIEHYNRSKKVRIHNETLKILTSQSYSNKDTFNGILRNILKIASTNCTIDRASYWAFQKDGIRCESLYYLQSDRFEKNFFLDKESHPVYFKNIETGSQIVASNVYDNLTTQELCFDYFPKNNIKSLLDTPIFINGEIKGILCFEKIEKATEWDNEDINFSRSIADLIAIAIESQLLLESDKKLSYKSEILTVINKNTQKFLMSKNTDEIFHGILDTIGNVIQVDRLSFFENNSETKTLTQKYRWSGETKSLTELNPLILEVSYSQIPDVVEKLLENKPYYSVTRKIKNEYSKAFFDKVDTKSILLLPVFVKKNLYGAIGFVVTQNEREWTNDEISTLQTLANNISYAIERNINESIIKESEEKFRLLANNIPGTVHLSRYDDKWSKIYLNDEIERLTGYPKEDFLQNKIYYIDLVHPEDLKIVKNKADELFKEKQKIHLIYRIINKAGHYIWVEEFGEPIFKEGKIEFIVGIFIDITKRMEAEEAIKAKNYAEAANKAKSEFLANMSHEIRTPLNGIIGFTELLMNSNLETIQRKYMDTINQSANSLMEVINNILDFSKIESGKLELNIEKINLEEITNQVVDLVNFEANLKKLEINLDIDPKVPKYIWVDYIRLKQVLVNLLSNAVKFTEKGGICLHVSVFEFIDHDKIQLKFSVKDTGIGIKKNNQLKIFEAFSQEDNSTTKKFGGTGLGLSISNQLLSLMNSQLELESELGKGSEFSFVLEVPYSNQQATEKNKPASIALKKSDNVVSNEEKVIYIVEDNKINMFLAKTLIKQILPNASIYEFENGKEVLEKTQSLLPDLILMDIQMPIMNGYDSTQEIRKIPHVEKIPIIALTAGTIVGEKEKCIEYGMNDYIPKPIDKSVLIKIISKWITAN